The following proteins are co-located in the Pseudomonas sp. DY-1 genome:
- the glnL gene encoding nitrogen regulation protein NR(II) — MTINDALHRLLLDNLTTAVILLNADLRLEYMNPAAEMLLAVSGQRSHGQFISELFTESPEALTSLRQAVEQAHPFTKREAMLTSLSGQTLTVDYAVTPILNRGETLLLLEVHPRDRLLRITKEEAQLSKQETTKLLVRGLAHEIKNPLGGIRGAAQLLSRELPEEHLKDYTNVIIEEADRLRNLVDRMLGSNKLPSLAMTNVHEVLERVFSLVEAESQGGINLVRDYDPSIPDVFIDKEQMIQAVLNIVRNAMQALSAQSDLRLGRITLRTRTLRQFTIGHTRHRLVTKVEIIDNGPGIPAELQETIFYPMVSGRPDGTGLGLAIAQNIISQHQGLIECESHPGHTVFSIFLPLEQGASSS, encoded by the coding sequence ATGACCATCAACGACGCCCTGCACCGACTGTTGCTCGACAACCTGACCACCGCGGTGATCCTGCTCAACGCCGACCTGCGCCTTGAGTACATGAACCCGGCGGCGGAAATGCTCCTGGCCGTCAGCGGCCAGCGCAGCCATGGCCAGTTCATCAGCGAACTCTTCACCGAATCTCCCGAAGCCCTCACCTCGCTACGCCAGGCGGTTGAACAGGCGCACCCCTTCACCAAGCGCGAGGCGATGCTGACTTCGCTTTCGGGCCAGACCCTGACCGTGGACTATGCGGTGACGCCTATCCTCAATCGCGGCGAAACCCTGTTGCTGTTGGAAGTCCATCCGCGTGACCGCCTATTGCGGATAACCAAGGAAGAGGCGCAGCTGTCCAAACAGGAAACCACCAAGCTGCTGGTACGCGGGCTCGCCCACGAAATCAAGAACCCCCTCGGCGGTATCCGTGGTGCCGCGCAGCTGCTCTCCCGGGAACTGCCGGAAGAGCACTTGAAGGACTACACCAACGTCATCATCGAAGAGGCCGATCGCCTGCGGAACCTTGTGGACCGCATGCTCGGTTCGAACAAGCTGCCGTCGCTGGCCATGACCAACGTCCACGAAGTGCTGGAGCGGGTCTTCAGCCTGGTGGAAGCGGAAAGCCAGGGCGGCATCAATCTGGTGCGCGACTACGACCCGAGCATTCCTGACGTGTTCATCGACAAGGAGCAGATGATCCAGGCCGTGCTCAATATCGTGCGCAACGCCATGCAGGCCCTCTCCGCCCAGAGCGATCTGCGCCTCGGCCGCATTACCCTGCGCACCCGCACCCTGCGCCAGTTCACCATCGGCCATACGCGCCATCGGCTGGTAACCAAGGTGGAAATCATCGACAACGGCCCGGGCATCCCGGCCGAGCTCCAGGAAACCATCTTCTATCCCATGGTCAGCGGTCGTCCGGACGGTACCGGGCTGGGCCTGGCCATCGCCCAGAACATCATCAGTCAGCACCAGGGCCTGATCGAGTGTGAAAGCCATCCCGGCCATACCGTCTTCTCGATCTTCCTGCCGCTGGAACAAGGAGCTTCCTCGTCATGA